Proteins found in one Melospiza georgiana isolate bMelGeo1 chromosome 1, bMelGeo1.pri, whole genome shotgun sequence genomic segment:
- the XCR1 gene encoding chemokine XC receptor 1, whose protein sequence is MDEGFYLDDNSSYEYLYETNVCEMGDYFIFNIYLTAVLYILVFFLSLLGNILVLWILLKYENLTSLTNIFIMNLCISDLVFSCMLPFWVVDQSFGWIFGEFLCKASNAIFSIGYYSGVFFLTLMTILRYLFVVNPLSTLRSQTWCCGVLVSLAVWTVSILIVVPEVIHTTVQEDLEQHRYCDYANGNWKKVDIYMRNVLFLFSFGVIVFSYFKILIILLRGRSRRKHRTVRLILIIVVAFFLCWAPYNILSFLTTFPPPTCQYVKDSNLAFHISRQIAFSHCCLNPVLYVFVGVKFKRHLARLCSLCFHCSNGQASSLRICHEGKFQHEGTSLY, encoded by the coding sequence ATGGATGAAGGATTTTATTTAGATGATAATTCCTCATATGAATACCTTTATGAAACCAACGTCTGTGAAATGGGTGACTATTTCATATTTAACATCTATCTCACTGCTGTCCTCTACATTCTGGTATTTTTCCTCAGTCTGCTAGGAAACATTTTGGTGTTATGGATCCTACTGAAATATGAAAACCTTACATCTTTAACAAACATCTTCATCATGAATCTCTGTATCTCTGATTTAGTCTTCTCCTGCATGCTGCCTTTTTGGGTAGTAGACCAGTCCTTTGGATGGATTTTTGGTGAGTTCCTTTGCAAAGCATCAAATGCTATTTTCTCCATTGGCTACTACAGCGGTGTTTTCTTTTTGACTCTCATGACTATCTTGAGATACTTATTTGTGGTGAACCCACTTTCAACTCTGAGATCCCAGACGTGGTGCTGTGGTGTTCTCGTGTCCTTGGCTGTTTGGACTGTTAGCATCTTAATTGTGGTTCCTGAGGTGATTCACACCACAGTGCAAGAAGACTTGGAACAGCACAGGTACTGTGATTATGCCAATGGGAATTGGAAAAAGGTGGACATTTACATGAGAAATGTACtcttcctgttttcctttggaGTCATTGTATTCTCCTACTTCAAGATACTCATAATCCTGCTTAGAGGAAGATCTCGCAGAAAGCACAGAACTGTGAGACTCATCCTCATTATTGTGGTGgcttttttcctgtgctgggcaccctACAACATCCTCAGCTTCCTGACTACTTTTCCACCACCTACCTGTCAGTATGTGAAAGACTCCAACCTTGCCTTTCACATCAGCCGTCAAATTGCTTTCTCCCACTGCTGCCTCAACCCTGTGCTCTATGTATTTGTTGGAGTCAAGTTCAAGAGGCATTTGGCACGGTTATGCAGTCTGTGTTTTCACTGCAGCAATGGTCAAGCCTCCAGCCTCAGGATCTGCCATGAAGGCAAATTCCAGCATGAAGGGACATCCCTCTATTGA